One window of Thermocoleostomius sinensis A174 genomic DNA carries:
- a CDS encoding ATP-grasp domain-containing protein: MTTSLPDFQFFQGNSLSDLFTQDIADKRVALILNYPATASWAAYPNTQRYFLQDGSSEATKTSFDKVCQKEPWKNLAVLGDALPGVVIRSPQALLLQYWRDSFGFCYPHLEIMDCSTYLDDLNQSDRIDQVITLFPFDQLRPEKHAIDPNTHYRLLSKATLNELGVPCPNYQTYHLDQVTLNQLQLPQHFPYLIKTSHGLSGEGTYIIRNTGDLNYCLEELKKYLDIHLLKTIIVSEFVKNEINNYCVQFYVNQNGDIALIGVTQQLVDAAGNYLGGLVDYNNDLSKFLGMITAVGRYAHQQGYFGVIGFDVLEDQDEQLYAIDANFRINGSTPLCLQRHQLLKLNKAIAKYSSSYRMEGTLDEILTTLKFHLDRKDFLILSALEKVKYGKIYTEIYGIVTGETREDMQQIERNLYTQGLHLTNW, from the coding sequence ATGACGACTTCTCTGCCGGACTTTCAATTCTTTCAGGGAAATTCCTTGTCTGATCTGTTTACTCAAGATATTGCGGATAAGCGCGTTGCCCTGATCCTAAATTATCCAGCGACAGCCAGTTGGGCAGCCTATCCCAATACGCAACGTTATTTTCTCCAAGATGGTAGTAGTGAGGCGACCAAAACATCGTTTGACAAAGTTTGTCAGAAAGAACCCTGGAAAAATTTGGCGGTATTAGGAGACGCGCTACCAGGTGTGGTCATTCGTTCACCACAAGCGTTGTTGTTGCAATATTGGCGAGATTCTTTTGGCTTTTGCTATCCTCATCTGGAGATCATGGATTGTTCAACGTATTTAGATGACCTCAACCAGAGCGATCGCATCGATCAAGTGATTACGCTGTTCCCATTTGACCAATTGCGACCCGAAAAACACGCGATTGATCCAAATACGCATTATCGATTGCTGAGCAAGGCCACATTAAACGAATTGGGAGTGCCTTGTCCAAACTATCAGACCTACCATTTGGATCAGGTGACGCTCAACCAACTTCAGCTTCCTCAACACTTTCCCTACTTGATTAAAACCTCGCATGGTCTTTCCGGTGAAGGAACCTATATCATCCGCAATACTGGCGATCTTAACTACTGTCTAGAAGAACTGAAAAAATATTTGGACATTCATCTACTAAAAACAATTATTGTCTCAGAGTTCGTCAAGAATGAAATTAATAATTACTGTGTACAATTTTATGTAAATCAGAATGGCGATATTGCATTAATTGGTGTCACTCAACAACTGGTTGATGCAGCGGGTAATTATTTAGGTGGTTTAGTTGACTATAACAATGATCTAAGCAAGTTTCTGGGAATGATTACAGCGGTGGGGCGTTATGCCCATCAACAGGGATATTTTGGTGTCATTGGTTTTGATGTATTAGAAGATCAAGATGAACAACTCTATGCAATCGACGCCAACTTCCGCATCAACGGCTCAACCCCCCTGTGTTTACAGCGCCATCAATTGTTGAAACTCAACAAAGCGATCGCCAAATACTCTAGTAGTTACCGAATGGAGGGAACATTAGACGAAATTCTGACTACCCTCAAATTCCATCTCGATCGCAAAGATTTTCTCATTCTTTCAGCCCTGGAAAAAGTGAAATACGGTAAAATCTACACTGAAATCTACGGCATAGTAACTGGAGAAACTCGAGAGGACATGCAACAGATCGAGCGAAATTTATACACTCAAGGTTTGCATTTGACAAACTGGTGA
- a CDS encoding helix-hairpin-helix domain-containing protein, with translation MVKIVDRKSLGIQPVYDIGVESIDHNFLLANGLVASNCFNKSHSTAYGYVTYQTAYLKAHYPVEYMAALLTANKGDQDKVQRYIATCLNMGITVEPPDINRSGVDFTPLSGSILFGLSAVRNVGEGAVENILKARDEGGPFKSLADLCDRIDPRTVNRRALEALIQCGALDGIAPNRNQLIHDLELVLDWAQSRAKDREIGQGNLFDMMFGSDTTTTNTGTSGFESAPKAAPVADLPPPEKLKLEKELLGFYISDHPLKAVQHAAKVLAPINIGDLDNKPDNVTLSAIVMISSIKPVVTKKGDRMAVLQIEDLTGQADAVVFPKSFERIGHYLQVDQRLMIWGKVDRRDDRAQFIIDDVEPIDDVRMVMVEIAPDIARDITKQHRLRTVLLEQRGEEDTGKVPVLAVINGGNRREIVRFGAQFRVRDHQSTVNALLREGFQAKTSFLTRAN, from the coding sequence ATGGTAAAAATTGTCGATCGCAAATCACTTGGCATTCAACCTGTTTATGATATTGGGGTTGAATCGATCGACCATAATTTTTTATTAGCCAACGGACTGGTTGCCTCTAATTGTTTCAACAAATCGCACTCCACCGCTTACGGCTATGTCACCTATCAAACTGCCTATTTAAAAGCCCACTATCCGGTGGAATATATGGCGGCCCTGCTCACCGCCAACAAAGGCGATCAAGACAAGGTGCAGCGCTACATTGCCACCTGCTTGAATATGGGCATCACTGTGGAGCCACCGGATATCAATCGCTCGGGGGTGGATTTTACGCCGTTGTCGGGCAGTATTTTGTTTGGGCTATCAGCAGTACGCAATGTGGGCGAGGGAGCCGTGGAGAATATCCTCAAAGCACGGGATGAAGGCGGCCCGTTTAAGTCGCTTGCGGATTTGTGCGATCGCATTGACCCTCGTACCGTCAATCGTCGTGCTCTGGAAGCCTTAATCCAGTGTGGGGCGCTTGATGGCATTGCCCCTAACCGCAATCAATTAATTCATGATCTGGAATTGGTATTGGACTGGGCCCAATCGCGAGCTAAAGACCGGGAAATTGGACAAGGCAATTTGTTCGACATGATGTTTGGTAGCGACACAACCACCACCAATACTGGAACGAGTGGCTTTGAGAGTGCTCCTAAAGCTGCCCCTGTTGCTGATTTACCGCCACCTGAAAAACTCAAACTTGAGAAGGAATTGTTGGGTTTCTATATTTCCGATCATCCTTTAAAGGCAGTGCAACACGCAGCAAAAGTATTAGCTCCCATTAACATCGGGGATCTAGATAATAAACCGGATAACGTAACGTTGAGTGCGATCGTTATGATCAGTAGCATCAAGCCCGTTGTCACTAAAAAAGGCGATCGAATGGCGGTGTTGCAAATTGAAGACCTGACTGGACAAGCTGATGCAGTGGTGTTCCCCAAATCCTTTGAGCGCATTGGTCACTATCTGCAAGTTGATCAACGCCTGATGATTTGGGGCAAAGTCGATCGCCGCGACGATCGGGCACAATTTATCATTGATGATGTGGAACCGATTGATGATGTGCGCATGGTAATGGTAGAGATTGCACCAGACATTGCCAGAGACATCACCAAACAACATCGTCTTCGAACGGTATTACTTGAACAACGTGGTGAAGAAGACACGGGTAAAGTCCCTGTCTTAGCAGTGATCAACGGCGGCAATCGGCGAGAAATTGTCCGGTTTGGTGCTCAGTTTCGTGTGCGCGATCATCAGTCTACGGTAAATGCCTTATTACGGGAAGGGTTTCAAGCCAAAACTTCATTTCTGACGAGAGCCAACTAA